DNA sequence from the Primulina eburnea isolate SZY01 unplaced genomic scaffold, ASM2296580v1 ctg962_ERROPOS671506, whole genome shotgun sequence genome:
AAAATTCATGCTTCTGATGTGATACTCTGATGAAACTTAAGTTCTATAATGTCCTTATGTCTCTTTGATCCCAATTCGATTCTAATAGCTACCTTAACCGTTCGTGCAATCATAAGcaatatgaaaatattaaatgactaggttacccaTAATGAGTGTAGTGTCTGCCTCCTCCTTGGCTTCTTCAGTATTCATGACATATGCTCTTCCCTCAGTAGGTGCCTTCTTCTTCGGGCAATCAGCAGCCTTATGCCCTTCCTCCTTGCATACGAAGCATCTAAAAGATCCCCACATGCACTGGCCAAAATGAAAGCGATTGCAGTCTTTACATGGTTGTCTATCAATAGGCTTTGGTGCTCCAAGTTGTTGTGGCTTAGGTGGTGCTTGCTCCTTGACTTGCCcttgaggcccttgaggtctaggaggaccCGTATATGGCTTTTTGTTTGACTGATTATTATTCTGATGTTGTTGCCTCTTACGTTGTAACTCAAAGTCAATGTCCTTCAAGGATTGCTCAGCCTGATATGCATAGGTAACTGCTGTAGCATAATCCACCGGACGCATCATCATAACCTTATCCCGAATGGTAGGTCGTAGGCCATCCTTGAAGTGTCTAAGTTTTTCTTCCGCATCCCTggcaataaggggtacaaaatggcaacccctatcaaacttcttcACAAACTCAGCAACAGTCGAGTCTCCTTGACGGAGgctcataaactctctcttcagCCATCCTCTAACATCAGCAGTAAAGTACTTCTCGTAGAATATCGTCTTGAATTGAGCCCAAGTAAGAGTAGCAAGGTCAACGCCGTGctcggctccttcccaccataaggaaGCGTCATCTCTAAGTAGATAAGTGGTACACCTGACACGGTCGGCATCTCCCATGTTCAGATAACGAAAGTGTACCTCAAGTGAACGAATCCAACTCTCCGCAGCAAAGGGatcggtggtgccagaaaattcctttggtcctagcctccggaactgatcataTATATCATGATGTGGCCTAGGTGCCTGCTGCATCTGTTGCAACTGCTGCTGCAACTGTTGCTGCTGTAACTGCTGCTGCTGTATCTGTTGCTCGAAGAGACGAGCCATTCCTTCTAGTGCTCGAGTAGCAGCATCCCCCGGAGGAGGTGGTGGGGGTGCATTCCCTTGATGGTTCACACTGTTCTCGGCTCGGTTCTCATTactacgtctaggaggcattttatctgaacgttttccaaattctaacgtaaccaacatgtaTTTAAATCTAGGTTTTCTTAATCATATGACATACCCTTATTcattttagcaatttaagcatgcaaagcATATATACTCAAAAAGCTAGTAAACATATAGCATAAACATATTATTCATGTCATCATACAGGTAACttcatatcaattcatataaagcatgtaaaacttacaacttgaggcttgacgactgatcttcctggcgctgatggtggcacaaccctttacagaaccattgctctgataccaactgaaacgtctgccctttttatttctttaaaagtactaaattttttttttcttaaatttcggccaacatgctacacaagaaaatatttttttcttttataaaatattttaccctttaaaataaaacatcatccaactagcattttaaaaaaaatcaagtgaaatagtcataaaaatgaaatcgtcacatgttttaccaaacctaaaaagcaataaatgttgaaaagtgtagcccatactaaacctctcaaaatctctcaaaaagcataaaataaaatgtcgtaaaaactttaactt
Encoded proteins:
- the LOC140822581 gene encoding uncharacterized protein; amino-acid sequence: MPPRRSNENRAENSVNHQGNAPPPPPPGDAATRALEGMARLFEQQIQQQQLQQQQLQQQLQQMQQAPRPHHDIYDQFRRCTTYLLRDDASLWWEGAEHGVDLATLTWAQFKTIFYEKYFTADVRGWLKREFMSLRQGDSTVAEFVKKFDRGCHFVPLIARDAEEKLRHFKDGLRPTIRDKVMMMRPVDYATAVTYAYQAEQSLKDIDFELQRKRQQHQNNNQSNKKPYTGPPRPQGPQGQVKEQAPPKPQQLGAPKPIDRQPCKDCNRFHFGQCMWGSFRCFVCKEEGHKAADCPKKKAPTEGRAYVMNTEEAKEEADTTLIMGNLVI